The sequence CATTATTATTTTTGATGATTGCAGCAATTATTTTTTGTCTAATACTTTTTGGGATACTTTATAATCAAGATGCTTTAAGAAAAGATAATAAAGATTTAGAATTGAAAATAGGGGAAATTAAGGATGCCAGAGGCGGAGCTTCTGGTGCTGAAATTGAGAGCTATAAAGAAAATTCATTGAAATTGACGGAATTCCCTTGGAAAAAAGTCGTTGAAAGTCGCGATGCTCAAACGCTAGATAACTATGAACTTCAATTTTTGAGAGATTGGCAACCCTTTTTTGGAGAGGCAAACGTGGCAATCATGATCAGTCAAAAAACGGAAACATTGACAATCTCAGTCTTTCCAACAGCATTGACATTTAGTGATTTCCAAACTGCTGAAAAAAATATCGAGACATTTATTAAAGAGTTACAGCCAGTAAAAGAAATCACAATGATTGATTTTAACTTTACATATCGAGATAAAACGAACAAACTATCTAAAAAATCGATCGTTTATACAAGAGAATCGAAAGAGAGTAACTTAGAAAAGGTAGTATTAGAAAAATAGAGTAGAGAAATAAAAGACGGGGTGTAAAACACATGGCAAAGAGACGGTTAATTAAGAAAATTAACGAAGTTTCCGAAGAAGAATTAACACAAGAGGTAGATTTTAATTCGGAAAATGAAGAGAGACCATCTACAGTAACAACAAATAATAGTAGTTTATTGGCTGAACAAGAGCAAGAGATCACACGCTTAAGAGAATTGATCGAAGAATATAGATTGCAAGAAACTGAATTTGAACAAAATAAAGAAGAAAATTTTCGTTTATCTCAACAAAATAAACAGTTAGTAATCAAGGTTGAAAGCAATCAAGATGAACTTGAATTGTTAAAAGAGAAAAATGATGAATTGGCAACACAACTGAATCAAAAAGAAACTGAAATTTTTGAATTGGAAGATGTGAATGAAACAGCTGGCTCTTCTGAAGAAATCACAAGTTTAAAAGCTCAAATCGAAGAATTAAAAAAAGAAAACGTCAGTGGACAAGAACAAATTGCTTACTTGGAAACAGCCCTTGTTGAAAAAGAAAAAGCATTAGAAACACAAATTCTTGAAAAAGAAAAAGAAGTACAACAATTACAAGCTGATTTAGCTGCCCGAGGAACAATCGGAGAAAAACAAGAAGCATTGGAGACGGTGAAGATGGAATTAGAATCATTGAATGAAAAACTTCAAACTACTGATAAAGAAAATCAAGAGTTGACACAAAAACTTGCTGATCTTCAAGAGCAAATGCACCAATTACAACAAGAAAACCAAGAATTAAAAGAAAAAGAAATCACTCTATCAACAAATAGTGATGCTTCTGTTGATAACAGCCGCGTTGAAGAACTAAAAAGAGAATTAGAATCTGTTCTAAAAGATAAGAGCGAATTAGAAACAAGCTTAGGACGTATCCAAGGTTTGAATGATAAGTATTCGATTCAAAAAAATGTATTTGAATCTGAATTAGCTGGCTTAAGAAGCATCTATAAAGAAAAAGAAGAAGAGTTAGAAAACTTAAATGCTGAACTTGAAACAATGCGCAGCATGTCTGCAACAGGTGAAGCAACAGGAAATCAATTAGCTGAACTATTACAAGCAAAACAACAAATCAATGATTTATTATTGAAAAACCAATCATTGCAAGAAGAAGCCTTGAAATCACAACAAGAAATCGGTGAAGTAATGGTTTCTGCTAAAAAAGAAGCAAATCGTATTATCAGTGAAGCTCAAGTTGAAGCAAAACACATGGTCAACTCAGCTGAACTTGAAATGCTAAATATTGGAAATCGCGCGAAAAATATTTCTAATGAAGTAGAAGAGTCTAAAAATGAAGTAATGACGATCTATCGCGAATTAGAAGAACGTTTAAGTAAACTATCACGTTTGGACAAATCTGGAAACTAAATGACCACAAAACAAATGAAGGGAAGAACAATATGAAAAAACGAATCAATAAAAAAAATTCTATACTGTTGATTTTTTCTGCAATATTGTTTAGTACTGCTATCTACTTTATGTCTAGTTCATTGGTTTTAGGAGCATCAGTCGGAGGCTCTTCACCAGTAACTGCTGGTGGGGAAGAAGTGGTTTTACCTACTCCAACGCCTGCGCCTATTGCGCCAGAATCAGAACAACAGAAAGAAACAACAAATGAGAATACTGTTGCTGAACAAAAGGAAAAAGAAGCGCCTAAAGAAGTCTATATTGTAAAGACGGGTCAAACTTTATGGGAAATTGCTCAAGATTCAGGCCTATCGATCCAAAACTTAATGAACAAAAATCAGCTTAGTAGTAGTGTCATTGTTGAAGGACAAGAATTAGTATTTGATTAATAATCGATAGTATCGTATAGGTACTCAAAAAGTATTGACTGAATTATAGGTGAGTGAAGTAAAACTTTTAGAGTTTTACCTCACTCGCTTTTTTCAATATAAAAAGCAGTAAACGAATAAAGAGACACTGAAAATAGCTGAGAACAAATCAGCATGTTTTTGCTAGGGTATAGAGGAAGTCTGGATGCTTTTCATACTTCCCGAGTTTTGTATGGAAAAATGGACAGCAGTCTGTTATTCTTAATTAAGAGTATTAATTGGTAGGATTGAGGTGTACCATGGATGAGGTAAAAAAGCGTTTTGAACGACTAAAACGCCAATTAAATAGGAAATTCAATAAAAATAAAAAATCAAAAAATAGAACTAAAAATAGAGAACATTCGCAAGCTGTAGTTAAAAAGAAACGACCGCAACCTAGAGAACGAGTGGTACCAATAAAAGAAGATATTCAAGCTAAATCAAGACTTAAAGAAGAGCAAGCTAGAAAAAATCCTCCGACTAATAAAAAGAGAAAAAAGAAAAAATTAACGAAAGAAGAATTCGAAAAAAGAAAAAAGAAAAAAAGAAAAGAAAGCATTATTGAAATCGTCAAATTTATGCTCCCAGTTGTTTTTTTTGCAATTTTTGTTTTTTTCTTTATCTTAAATACGTCACCCCATATGGTTGATGGAGACTCAATGAAACCAACGTTATTAAATAAAGATCGCGTTATTGTTCGACGTACGAAAGAGCCAAAGAGATATGAGGTTATCACATTTAAACCACCTGTGAAAAGTGATTTTCAATATGTAAAACGTATCATAGGGATGCCAGGAGACTTGGTTTGGACAGAGGGGACTGATTTATTCATCAATCATCAGGCCGAATCATTACCAAAAAGCTCAGAATTCTCCGCTGCTAGCGAATTACCGGATGGAACGATCAAAATAAATGTATCGGAAGATTGTTTGAACCAGATGTCACAATTGAAAAAAATCCCTAAAGGACATTATTTTGTATTAGGAGACAATCGAAATAATTCCAGCGATAGTAGAGCGTTTGGATTAGTGGACGGTCAAGCAATCGAAGGGGTGGTTTCCTTTAGATTTGCTCCGTTTGATAACATAGGTTGGATAAAATAAAAAAAACGATATTTTTATATCGTTTTTTTTTGTTTTTGTAAATGAACTAAAAAAGATTAATATTTGCAAAAAATGTAGAAATATTTATAAACAAAAATGCGAAAAAATAGCTCAAATTTATGATTATTCTCATTAAATTTAATAGATATCAAGAAAACGGAGAACATCAAGAGCATGTTCTCTGCTATAATTTCATTAGTAGTATATGAATAAAAAATTGTTTTATCTAGTATCAATCAGCTGAATGATCAGTTTTTCGATTTCAGTCATATCATAACTATTCCCAATATCTGAAAAGATATAGACTAATTCTTGTTTTTCAGAGATCACTTCACTATAAATATTAGAAAGTAATATATCATAGTGACTATCTTCTTTGAAAGCTTCTGCTTTGATGGGATATTTGTGTCCTAAAACATTTGTTAAGTGCTGGATAACTAATTCACCAATAAATGGATTCAGTGAATGATATACACCAATCGCAATTTTTTCTTCATTTAATTCAGCAATGTGATTTAATATGATCGTATAGTGAATTTCGGTAAATTTATTTTTATAGCTACCTTTTTCACCATCTTGATCAAACTTTTTAGTCGCAATATCCATCAATTCAAAAACTTCATTACCCGAAAACGGATGACGATGTGCATTGACTATGGATTTTATAGTCCAACTATCAAAAGGCAGGATAAAACCATCAAAGTAATAAAGTTGAGAATGAAGTTGGAACAATAGATTTTCAATATACAATAATCGAGCGGATGAAGCATAGCTCGATAAATAACCTTGTTGCTTTAGATATTTTAAGATCACTTTATTCATATAGTTTAAATAAGAACTTTCCCTGCGTTGTTTTTCTGCCAATCTAAACGCAAAAGAAGAGTTCGGAGAAAAATTATGCATAGAACAAAAGAAGTCATAAAACATGTATGCTTCATAAATAGTATATGGACGGTCGATTTTTTTCATATATGTATGTAAGGCTAGATTGATTTCTTCAAATAACGGTCGATCGGGATAATCATAATTCGGACTGATGACAGGATTGTATTCAGTAGTCAGCCGCCTGAACGATATTTTCATCCACAATTTAATTTGCAATACTTCAGTTGGATCAAACACTAGGTTAAGAGAATCCTTTAAAATATCTACAAAGCCAAGATACTGATTAGCAGTCTCTTTTTCCAAGCTTGTCTTATCTTCAAAAAGAAACCAAAAGAAACTAAAGAAAAAATAGCGTATTTGTTTTTCTTCGCCAATAAGTTTTCCGCGTTTGATTTGCAAGCGAAATTCCTTTAAAAGGTCATTTAGTTCAGTGATCTTACGATA is a genomic window of Enterococcus haemoperoxidus ATCC BAA-382 containing:
- a CDS encoding helix-turn-helix domain-containing protein, whose product is MLKRDFLEKPFDYMNDILLFLYNNQGKATKNELVTEFQISLPTLNEYLSFLQSFLEENQVSEQVEITLNGENISLKKQPTFPLKKVVVLFLEKSIKFQMINQLFNKGELTCDYFQLNYAISSATYYRKITELNDLLKEFRLQIKRGKLIGEEKQIRYFFFSFFWFLFEDKTSLEKETANQYLGFVDILKDSLNLVFDPTEVLQIKLWMKISFRRLTTEYNPVISPNYDYPDRPLFEEINLALHTYMKKIDRPYTIYEAYMFYDFFCSMHNFSPNSSFAFRLAEKQRRESSYLNYMNKVILKYLKQQGYLSSYASSARLLYIENLLFQLHSQLYYFDGFILPFDSWTIKSIVNAHRHPFSGNEVFELMDIATKKFDQDGEKGSYKNKFTEIHYTIILNHIAELNEEKIAIGVYHSLNPFIGELVIQHLTNVLGHKYPIKAEAFKEDSHYDILLSNIYSEVISEKQELVYIFSDIGNSYDMTEIEKLIIQLIDTR
- the lepB gene encoding signal peptidase I, which codes for MDEVKKRFERLKRQLNRKFNKNKKSKNRTKNREHSQAVVKKKRPQPRERVVPIKEDIQAKSRLKEEQARKNPPTNKKRKKKKLTKEEFEKRKKKKRKESIIEIVKFMLPVVFFAIFVFFFILNTSPHMVDGDSMKPTLLNKDRVIVRRTKEPKRYEVITFKPPVKSDFQYVKRIIGMPGDLVWTEGTDLFINHQAESLPKSSEFSAASELPDGTIKINVSEDCLNQMSQLKKIPKGHYFVLGDNRNNSSDSRAFGLVDGQAIEGVVSFRFAPFDNIGWIK
- a CDS encoding LysM peptidoglycan-binding domain-containing protein produces the protein MKKRINKKNSILLIFSAILFSTAIYFMSSSLVLGASVGGSSPVTAGGEEVVLPTPTPAPIAPESEQQKETTNENTVAEQKEKEAPKEVYIVKTGQTLWEIAQDSGLSIQNLMNKNQLSSSVIVEGQELVFD